The DNA sequence CCGTCGCGGCGGTCGCCGGCGTGAGCTTCGGCCTGTACGCCGGCGAAGCCCACGCGCTGGTGGGGGAGAACGGTGCCGGCAAGTCCACGATCGTGAAGATGCTCGCCGGGGTGCACAAGCCCGACGACGGCACCTTGCTCCTGGACGGCCGGCCGGTCGAGTTCGGCTCCCCGGCCGCCGCGAAAGCCGCCGGCATCGCGGTGATCTACCAGGAACCCACGCTCTTCCCCGACCTCTCGGTCGCGGAGAACATCGTGATGGGCCGCCACCCCCGCGCCGGCCTCGGCCGGATCGACCGGGCGGCGATCCGCGCCGAGGCCGAGCGCCTCTTCGCCCGGCTCGGCGTCCGGATCGACCCGGCCCGCCCCGCGCGCGGCCTCTCCATCGCCGACCAGCAGATCGTCGAGATCGCCAAGGCGCTCAGCGCCGACGCCCGCGTGCTGGTGATGGACGAGCCGACCGCGGCACTTACCCAGATCGAGGTCGAGCGGCTCTTCGCCGTCGCCAGGACACTGCGCCAGGAAGGCGCGGCGATCATGTTCATCTCCCACCGCTTCGAGGAGATCACCGCGCTCTGCCAGCGCGTCACGATCATGCGCGACGGCCGGCACGTCTCCACCGACCTGCTCGAAGACGTCACGGTCGACGAGATGGTCAAGCGGATGGTCGGCCGCGACCTCGACGCGCTGTTCCCCAAGCAGGACGTCGAACCCGGCGCGGTCGTCCTCGAAGTCGAGGGACTGGCCAGGGCAGGCGTCTTCCGCGACATCTCCTTCTCGGTGCGGGCGGGCGAGATCGTCGCGTTCGCCGGCCTGGTCGGCTCCGGCCGCTCCGAGGTAGTCCAGGCCGTCTTCGGCGTCGACGAGCGCGACGCGGGCGTCGTCAAGGTGAGCGGGAAGAAGCTCAAGCCGCACTCGTCGCGGGCCGCGATGGGCGCCGGCATGGCCCTCGTGCCCGAGGACCGGCGCCAGCAGGGCCTGATCATGGACCTGTCGATCGAACGGAACGTGACGCTGCCGCGGTCGCGCGCCCTGGCGAAGCTCGGCTTCCTGACCGGCGCGAGCGAACGGCAGGAAGCCCGCCGCTGGACCGAACGCCTGCGCACCAAGTACCGCCGCCTCGGCGACCCGGTCGGGACGCTGTCGGGCGGCAACCAGCAGAAGGTCGTGCTGGCCAAGTGGCTGGCGATGGCGCCGAAGGTGCTGATCGTGGACGAACCGACCCGCGGCATCGACGTCGGCACGAAGGCCGAGGTGCACCGGCTGATGTCGGCGCTGGCCGCCGAAGGCGTCGCGATCGTCATGGTCTCCTCGGAACTGCCCGAGGTGCTCGGCATGGCCGACCGCGTCCTCGTGATGCGGGAAGGCCGGATCGTGGCCGAGCTCCCGCGCGCCGACGCGACCGAAGACGCCGTCATGTTCGCCGCGATGGGCCAGGGAGCCGCCGCATGACCGCGACCAAGGAGGCACCCGTGACCAGGGAGCCGGCTGTCCACTCCGGACGATCGTGGGCCGCGAACGTCTTCAAGGCGCGCGAATCCGGCATCGTCCTCGCCCTGATCGTGCTCGTTGCGTTCACCGCGACGCAGAACTCCCGGTTCCTGTCCGGGCAGAGCATCCGCGACATCCTGCTGGGCACCGCGATCCTGGCGGTGCTCGCCGTCGGGCAGGCGGTCGTGATGATCACCCGCAACATCGACCTGTCGGTCGGCTCGGTGCTCGGCCTGTCGGCGTTCGCGGTCGGCACGCTGATGAAGGACAACCCGGGCCTGCCGGTGCTCGTCGCCGTGCTGGCCGGCCTCGCCGTCGGCGCGGTGTGCGGGCTCCTCAACGGCGCGCTCGTGCGGTTCGGCCAGGTGCCCGCGCTGGTCGTCACCCTCGGCACGCTCTACGCCTTCCGCGGCGTCAGCTACTTCTGGGCCGGCGGCCAGCAGATCAACGCCGACAAGCTGCCGGCGTCCTTCCTGGACTTCGGCACGGCGTCGGTGCTCGGTGTGCCGTGGCTGGTCCTCATCGCGCTGCTGGTGCTGGTGGCCGCCGGGATCGTGCTGCGCAGCTACCCGGCCGGGCGCGAGCTGTACGCGATGGGGTCGAGCCCGCAGGCCGCGGAGCTGGCCGGCATCCGGGTCGGGCGCAACACCATCGCCGCGTTCCTCGTCAGCGGCGCCCTCGCCGGGCTCGCCGGCGTCCTGTTCGCGGCCCGGTTCGGCACCGTGGACGCGGCCGCCGGCACCGGCTACGAGCTCAACGTCGTCGCCGCGGCGGTCGTCGGCGGGGTCGCGGTGTTCGGCGGCAGCGGCTCGGTCTGGGGCGCCGGCCTCGGCGCGCTCCTGCTGACCGTCATCGGCAGCGCTCTCGCCGTCCTCGACATCAACCAGTTCTGGCAGCAGGCGATCGTCGGCGCGCTGATCCTGCTGGCCATCGGCGCCGACCGGCTGGTCGCCGTGCGCGTCGCCAAGGCACTGAAGAAGAGGGATTCCCATGTCTGACCAAGGGAACCGGCTCGGCCGGCTGTTCAGCTGGGACGCCGCCGTGGTGCTGGTGACGGTGATCGTCCTGGTCGTGGCCTCCGGCGCGGTCGAGAACTTCGGCACCAGCCGCAACTTCACCTTCCTGCTGCTCGACCTGCTCCCGATCGCGCTGGTCGCGCTGCCGATGACGTTCATCATCGTCACCGGCGAGATCGACCTGTCGGTGGCGAGCACGCTGGGGCTGACGTCCGCGGTGCTGGGCTCGCTGTGGGACGCGGGGCTGTCGATCGAGACGATCATCCCGCTGTGCATCGTGCTCGGCGCGGTCCTCGGCGCGCTGAACGGCTTCTTCGTCACCGTGCTGAAACTGCCTTCGCTCGCCGTCACCATCGGCACCCTGGCGCTGTACCGCGGCCTGGCCTTCGTGGTGCTCGGCGACGGCGCGGTCGCCGACTTCCCCCGGGCCTACACGAGCTGGGTCACCGGGACCATCGGCGACGGCCCGGTCCCGAACGTCCTGATCCCGCTGGTCGTGGCGGCGGTCATCTTCGGGGTCGTGCTGCACGCGACCCCGATCGGCCGCGGCGTCTTCGCGGCCGGGGCCGGCGAACAGGCGGCCCGGTTCGCCGGCATCCGCACCGGGCGGCTCAAGTTCTGGCTGTACGTCGTGAGCGGCGCGGTCGCGGGGCTCGCCGGGGTGCTGTGGACCCTGCGGTACTCCAGCGCCCGCGCCGACAACGGCTTCGGCCTCGAACTCGCCGTCGTGGCCGCCGTGCTCCTCGGCGGCGTGTCCATCTTCGGCGGCAAGGGCACGCTGCCCGGCGTGCTCGCCGGGGTGGTCCTGCTGGCGTCCCTGCAGAACGCGCTGCGCCTGCAGGACGTGTCCAACGAGGCCCTCAACATCGTGACCGGCGTGCTCCTCATCGTGTCGGTCCTGCTCCCCAACATCGTGTCCTCGGCCCGCACGGCAGTGCGGCGCCGTCGGCAGGTAACTCCGGAAAGGTGACGAAGATGTCCCGACGGTTCCTCACCGGCGCAGTGTCGGCCGGGCTGGTGCTGGTCCTGGCCGCCTGCGGCGGCACGACCAAGAACGACAACGCCGGTTCCGGCGCGAGTGCGTCCACGGCCGCGGCGAACCCGAACGCCGCGGCGCAGGAGGGCGTCAAGATGGCGTTCCTGCCCAAGCAGCTCAACAACCCCTACAGCGACATCGAGGTCAGCGGCGGCAAGGAGGCGCTGGGCGAGCTGAAGGGCGAGTACAAGCTGGTCGGGCCGAACGACGCCAGCGCGTCGTCGCAGGTCAGCTACATCAACACGCTGATCCAGCAGCAGCAGGACGTCATCGGCATCGCCGCGAACGACCCGAACGCCGTGTGCCCGTCGCTCAACCAGGCCCGCAGCGCCGGCATCAAGGTCGTCGCGTTCGACTCCGACGCGGCGAAGGACTGCCGCGACGTCTTCATCAACCAGGCCACCACCCAGGGCATCGGCGAGGCGCTGGCGAAGCAGGCGAAGGACCTCTCCGGCGGGTCCGGCGAGATCGCGGTCCTGTCCGCGACGCCTAACGCCACGAACCAGAACGCCTGGATCGAGGTGCTGAAGAAGGAACTGGCCAAGCCGGAGTACGCGGGCATCAAGCTGGACAAGGTCGCCTACGGCAACGACGACGACCAGAAGTCGTTCCAGGAGGCCCAGGGCCTGCTGCAGTCGTTCCCGAACCTCAAGGTGATCGTCTCGCCGACCACCGTGGGCATCGCGGCGGCCGCGCGCTACGTCAGCTCGTCGAGCTACAAGGGCAAGGTCGCGGTGACCGGCCTGGGTACGCCGAACCAGATGCGCGCCTTCGTCAAGGACGGCACCGTGAAGCAGTTCGCGCTGTGGAACCCGGCCGACATCGGCTACCTCGCCGCGTACGCCGGGGTCGCGCTCAAGTCCGGCCAGATCACCGGCAAGGAAGGCGAGAAGTTCAAGGCGGGCAAGCTCGGCGACTACACGATCGGCGCGAGCGGTGAGATCGTCCTCGGCCCGCCGACGACGTTCGACGCGAACAACATCGACAAGTTCAACTTCTGATGCCACGGTACTGCTTCTGCCTCCAGGTCAAGCCCGACCGGAAAGCCGAGTACGCCGAGCGGCACCGAGCGGTGTGGCCGGAGATGCGGCAGGCCCTGCACGACACCGGCTGGCGCAACTATTCGCTGTTCCTCCGCGACGACGGCCTGCTGATCGGGTACGTCGAGGCGGACGACCTCGAAGCCGCGCGGGCCGCCATGGCGGAGACCGACGTCAACACCCGCTGGCAGGCGGAGATGGCGGAGTTCTTCACCGGTCTTGACGGCGCCGCGCCGGATGAAGGGTTCCAGCTGCTCGACGAGGTCTTCCACCTCGACGTCCGGGAAGGACAGTGATCGCCGTGGATGTCAAAGCGGCCCTGCGGGCCCAGCGCATCGAGACGCCGTCGTGGGCGTACGCGAACTCGGGCACCCGGTTCAAGGTGTTCCCGCAACCCGGCGTCCCGCGCACGGCGGAGGAGAAGATCGCCGACGCCGCGACGGTGCACCGGTTCACCGGGGTCGCGCCGAGCGTGGCGCTGCACATCCCGTGGGACCGCGTCGACGACTTCGGTGCCCTGACCGCGTACGCGCGGGACCTCGGCATCGAGATCGGCGCGATCAACACGAACGTGTTCCAGGACGAGGACTACAAGCTCGGCTCGGTGACCAACCCGGACGCCGGGATCCGCCGCAAGGCGACCGACCACCTCCTGGAAGCCATCTCCATCATGGACGCGACCGGGTCGCGGGACCTGAAGCTGTGGTTCTCCGACGGCATCAACTACCCCGGCCAGGACGACATCCGCGACCGGCAGGACCGGCTCGCGGCGGCGCTTCGCGAAACGTACGAGCGGCTCGGGGAAAACCAGCGGATGCTGCTGGAGTACAAGCTCTTCGAGCCCGCGTTCTACGCCACCGACGTCCCGGACTGGGGCACGTCGTACGCCCACTGCGTCGAGCTGGGGGAGAAGGCGACGGTGTGCATCGACACCGGCCACCACGCCCCGGGCACGAACATCGAGTTCATCGTGGCGTTCCTGCTGCGGGCCGGGAAGCTGGGCGCGTTCGACTTCAACTCGCGCTTCTACGCCGACGACGACCTGATGGTGGGCGCGGCGGACCCGTTCCAGCTGTTCCGGATCATGTACGAGATCGTCCGCGGTGAGGCCCTCGACCCGTCGTACGGGATCGCGTTCATGCTCGACCAGTGCCACAACATCGAGGCCAAGATCCCGGCGATCATCCGGTCGGTGATGAACGTCCAGGAGGCGACGGCCAAGGCTCTGCTGGTCGACCGCACCGCATTGCGCGCGGCCCAGCAGGCGGGCAACGTCCTGGAGGCCAACGCCGTGCTGATGGACGCCTACAACACCGACGTCCGGCCGCTGCTGGGCGAGCTGCGCGCGGACGCCGGGCTCGACCCGGACCCGGTCGCGGCCTACCACCGCAGCGGGTACCAGGAGAAGATCGTGGCCGAGCGCGCCGGCGGCACGCAGGCCGGGTGGGGAGCATGAGCATGACCGTCCCGGAAGAACTCGTCGCGCGCAGCAACGCGCTCGGCGCCGACCCCCGGAACACCAACTACGCCGGCGGCAACACCTCCGCCAAGGGTTCGGTCACCGACCCGGTCACCGGCACGCCGGTGGACCTGCTGTGGGTCAAGGGTTCCGGCGGCGACCTCGGCACGCTGACCGAGGCCGGTCTCGCGGTGCTGCGGCTGGACCGGCTGCGGTCCCTGGTGGACGTCTACCCGGGGGTCGAGCGCGAGGACGAGATGGTCGCCGCGTTCGACTACTGCCTGCACGGCCGGGGCGGCGCGGCGCCGTCGATCGACACGGCGATGCACGGTCTCGTGGAGGCCGCGCACGTCGACCACCTGCACCCGGACTCGGGCATCGCGCTGGCCACGGCGGCCGACGGCCCGGCGCTGACGAAGGAGTGCTTCGGCGACCGCGTGGCGTGGGTGGACTGGCGCCGGCCGGGGTTCCAGCTGGGCCTCGACATCGCCGCGGTGAAGGCCGCCAACCCGCAGGCCATCGGTGTCATCCTCGGCGGGCACGGCATCACCGCGTGGGGCTCGACCTCGGAGGAGTGCGAGCGCAACTCCCTGGAGATCATCCGCACCGCCGAGGAGTTCCTGGCTTCCCGGGGTGCTCCGGAGCCGTTCGGACCGGTCGTTCCGGGGTTCGGGGCGCTGCCGGAAGCCGAGCGGCACGCACGCGCCGCGGCGCTGGCCCCGGTGATCCGCGGGCTGGCTTCGACCGACCAGCGCGTCCTCGGCCACTACACCGACAGCGACGTCGTGCTGGAGTTCCTTTCGCGCGAAAAGCTCGGTGCCTTGGCGGCCCTCGGTACGTCGTGCCCGGACCACTTCCTGCGCACCAAGGTCCGGCCCCTGGTGGTGGACCTTCCCGCGACCGCGCCGCTCGAGGACGTCGTCGCGCGGCTGAAGGAACTGCACGCTTCCTACCGCGACGAATACCGCGCCTACTACGAGCGGCACGCGGTGGCCGATTCGCCGGCGATGCGCGGCGCGGACCCGGCGATCGTGCTCGTCCCCGGCGTGGGGATGTTCTCCTTCGGCCGCGACAAGCAGACCGCGCGGGTGGCGGGGGAGTTCTACGTCAACGCCATCAACGTGATGCGCGGCGCGGAGGCCGTTTCGTCGTACGCGCCGATCCCGGAGAGCGAGAAGTTCCGGATCGAGTACTGGGCGCTGGAAGAGGCGAAGCTGCAGCGGATGCCGAAGCCGAAGCCCCTGGCCGGGCGGATCGCACTGGTGACCGGGGCCGGGTCGGGCATCGGCAAGGCCATCGCCGTCCGGCTCGCGGCCGAGGGCGCCTGCGTGGCGATCGCGGACCTGAACACCTCCGCAGCGGCCGAGGTGGCCGCGGAGATCGGCGGCATCGCGGTCACCGCCGACGTCACCGACGCCGGCGCGGTCCAGGCCGCGGTGGACGCGACCGTGCTCGCCTTCGGCGGCCTCGACCTGGTGGTCAACAACGCCGGGCTGTCCATCTCGAAGCCGTTGCTGGAGACCACCGAACGCGATTGGGACCTCCAGCACGACGTGATGGCGAAGGGGTCCTTCCTGGTCGCGCGGGCGGGCGCGAAGGCGATGATCGACCAGGGCATCGGCGGGGACATCGTCTACATCTCGTCGAAGAACGCGGTGTTCGCGGGCCCGAACAACGTTGCCTACGGGGCCGCGAAGGCCGACCAGGCGCACCAGGTGCGGCTGCTGGCCGCCGAGCTCGGCGGGCACGGGATCCGCGTCAACGGCGTGAACCCCGACGGCGTCGTCCAGGGCTCGGGCATCTTCGCCGGGGGCTGGGGCGCCCAGCGCGCCGCCGTCTACGGCGTCCCGGAGGAGAAGCTGGGCGAGTTCTACGCCCAGCGCACGATCCTCAAGCGCGAGGTGCTGCCCGAGCACGTCGCGGCCGCGGTGTTCGCCCTGACCGGCGGCGACCTCACCCACACCACCGGGCTGCACGTGCCGGTGGACGCCGGGGTGGCCGCCGCGTTCCTCCGGTAGGAGATCCGATGACACTCGACCGCATCACCCCGCGCCGCACCCGCGTCGGCCTCGTCTCCGGCGGGCTCGGGGCGTACTGGCCGCAGTTCCCTTCGCTGCTGCCGCAACTGGAGGCGTCGGCGCGCCGCGTCTCTTCGCGACTGTCCGAACTGGACTGCGAGGTCGTCGACGCCGGGTTCGTCTCGGACGCGGCCGAAGGCGCGGCCGCGGCGGAGAAGCTGCGCGTCGCCGGGTGCGACCTGATCATCGGGTTCCTCACCACGTACCTGACGTCCAGCATGCTGGCACCGGTCGCGCAGCGCTCGGGCGCGCCGGTGCTGCTGCTCAACCTGCAGCCGACCGAGTCGATGGACCACGAGTCCTTCGACACCGGCGCCTGGCTTGCTTACTGCGGTGCCTGCCCGCTGCCGGAGATGGCCAACGCGTTCCGCCGGCTGGGCGTCGAGTTCCGGTCGGTGTCCGGGTACCTGGAAGACCCCCGGGCGTGGACCCGGATCGAACGCTGGATCAAGGCGGCCGGAGTGCGCGCGGCGCTGCGCCACGGCCGCCACGGCCTGCTCGGGCACCTCTACCCGGGCATGATGGACGTCGCCACCGATCCGACCCTGGTCTCGGCCCAGCTCGGCGGGCACGTCGAGATCCTGGAGGTCGACGACCTGCGGGTGCGGGTGGAGAAGGTGTCCGACGACGAGACGGCGTCGCGGGTCGAGCTGGCCCGCGAAGTGTTCACCGTGGACGATTCCGTCGTGGCCGAAGACTTCGCTTGGGGCGCCCGGGTTTCCGTGGCGCTCGACCGGCTCGTCGAGGACTTCTCGCTGGATTCGCTGGCCTACTACCACCGCGGTCTCGACGGCGAAACGCACGAGCGCGTCGGCGCCGGCTTCATCCTCGGCGCGTCCCTGCTCACCGCGCGCGGCATCCCCGCGGTCGGCGAGTACGAGCTGCGCACGTCGCTGGCCATGCTGATCATGGACCGGCTCGGCGCCGGCGGTTCGTTCACCGAGCTGCAGGCGCTGAACTTCCACGACGGCGTCGTCGAGATGGGCCACGACGGCCCGGCGCACCTCGGGATCAGCGCCCGCAAGCCGCTGCTGCGCGGCCTCGGCGTCTACCACGGCAAGCGGGGCTGGGGCGTGTCGGTGGAGTTCGACGTCAAGCCCGGCCCGGTCACCCTGTGCGGGCTCGGCCAGCGGCGCGACGGGACGTTCTCGCTGATCGCGTCCGAAGGCACGGTCGTACGCGGACCACTGCTGCGCATCGGCAACACGACCTCCCGCGTCGACTTCGGCTGTGACCCGGGCGAGTGGACCGACGCCTGGTCGGCCAGCGGCATCGCGCACCACTGGGCCCTGGGCACCGGCCACCGCGCCGCCGAGCTGACGGCCGTCGCGGACCTGCTCGGCCTGGAGCTGACCGTGGTGCGCCCGTGAAGCGCGTCGCGGCCGTCGACCTGGGTGCGTCCAGCGGGCGCGTGATGGCCGGCACCGCCGGCCCGTCGACGCTGAGCCTCGAGGAGGTGCGGCGCTTCCCGAACGGCGGCGTCCGCGCCGGCCCGGCGCTGTACTGGGACGTCCTGGGGCTCTACCGCGAGACCCTGACCGGGATCCGCGACGCGGGCGCGGTGGACGGCGTCGGCATCGATTCGTGGGCGGTCGACTACGGCCTCCTCGACGACCGCGGCGCCCTGCTCGGCAACCCGATCTGCTACCGCGACCCCCGCACGGACGGCATCCCGGCGAAGGTGGCGGCGACGGTGTCCGCCCGCGAGCTGTACGACGTCACGGGGTTGCAGCAGCTGCCCTTCAACACGCTGTACCAGCTGCTGTCCGAGGGCGACCGGCTCGAGGCGGCGTCGGCGATGCTGCTGATCCCGGACCTGCTGAACTACTGGCTGACGGGCTCGATCGGGGCGGAGCGCACCAACGCGTCGACCACGCAGCTGTACGACGTGCGCGCGCGGACGTGGGCGCTTTCGCTGGCCGCACGCGTCGGGATCCCGCCGGCTTTGCTGCCCCCGCTGCGCGACCCCGGCACGGTGGTCGGCACGGCTTCGGAGCTTTCCGGGCTCCCCGTGATCGCGGTGGGCTCCCACGACACCGCGTCGGCGGTGGTGGCGGTCCCGGCGTCTCCGGGGGAGAACTTCGCCTACATCTCGTCGGGCACGTGGTCGCTGGCCGGCCTGGAGCTGCCCACACCGGAGCTGAGCGACGCGGCCCTGGCGGCGAACTTCACGAACGAGGGCGGCGTCGACGGCACGATCCGCTTCCTGCGCAACGTGATGGGCCTGTGGGTGCTGTCGGAGACGCTGCGCACGTGGTCCACTTCGGACTTGCCCCCGCTGCTCTCCGCCGCGGCTTCTTCACCGGCGCTGGCGGCGGTGGTGGACATCGACGCCCCGGAGTTCCTGCCACCGGGCGACATGCCCGCCCGGATCGTCGCCGCCTGTCACGCGACGGGGCAACGCCCGCCATCGGACCGGCCCGCGATGGTCCGCTGCATCGTGGACAGCCTGGCCCTGGCCCACCGCCGCACGATCCGCTCGGCCGCCCAGCTGACCGGACGTCAGGTGGACGTGGTCCACCTGGTGGGCGGCGGCGCCCGCAACGAACTGCTCTGCCAGTCGACGGCGGACGCGTGCGGGGTTCCGGTCCTGGCGGGCCCGGTGGAGGCGGCGGCGCTGGGGAACGTGCTGGTCCAGGCCCGGGCGCTGGGGGAGGACTTGCCGGACCTGGCAGCGATGCGGGCGCTGGTGCGGGAGACGCAGGAGATCCGGCGCTACGAGCCGTCGGGCACGGGGGACTGGGACGCCGCGGAGGCCCGGCTCAAAGGTTGATGTTGCCGTGCACGTCGCCGGCCTGGATGACCTTCCCCGTCACGTTGCCGGTCACCGTGTTGTGCACGCCGCCGTACGTCGCCCCGCTCTCCGGGAGCTTCCGCCACTCCGTCCGCAGCTCCTCGGCGAACTCCCGGTCCTGGGCCTCGGCCGTCTCCAAGCGCTCGGCCAGCGCGCGGATCGGCTGGGTGTCCGTCGGGGCCACCGACGCCGCCTCCAGTTCCGCGAGGGCCGCGGGGTTCTTGGCGAACTTGCGTTTCACCACGTCGTACAGGCCGGTCGCACCCTTCGCCGCCAGGGCGGCGGCGATGGAGATCAGGATCGGTTCGGGCATGCTCCCAACCTAGCCGTGGCCCGGCCGGGGAACCAGGGTTGCGCGTTCGTGCCCCACGGAAAGCGGCAGCCGGGCAGACTCCTGCCACCGCGGTTGCCGATCCGGGGCAACCCCGCGAGCCTGGTCGGAAATTCACCGACCCACGATCAGGAGCCGCGATGGCACCCCGCACCCTGGCCGCCGCTGCCGCCGGCGCGCTGGCCTTCTCCGTCCTCTTCCCGGCCACGGCTCGGGCCGACCCGCCCGGCGCCCTGCCCGTCAACGCGACCGAC is a window from the Amycolatopsis sp. cg9 genome containing:
- a CDS encoding rhamnulokinase family protein — encoded protein: MAGTAGPSTLSLEEVRRFPNGGVRAGPALYWDVLGLYRETLTGIRDAGAVDGVGIDSWAVDYGLLDDRGALLGNPICYRDPRTDGIPAKVAATVSARELYDVTGLQQLPFNTLYQLLSEGDRLEAASAMLLIPDLLNYWLTGSIGAERTNASTTQLYDVRARTWALSLAARVGIPPALLPPLRDPGTVVGTASELSGLPVIAVGSHDTASAVVAVPASPGENFAYISSGTWSLAGLELPTPELSDAALAANFTNEGGVDGTIRFLRNVMGLWVLSETLRTWSTSDLPPLLSAAASSPALAAVVDIDAPEFLPPGDMPARIVAACHATGQRPPSDRPAMVRCIVDSLALAHRRTIRSAAQLTGRQVDVVHLVGGGARNELLCQSTADACGVPVLAGPVEAAALGNVLVQARALGEDLPDLAAMRALVRETQEIRRYEPSGTGDWDAAEARLKG
- the rhaS gene encoding rhamnose ABC transporter substrate-binding protein, with amino-acid sequence MSRRFLTGAVSAGLVLVLAACGGTTKNDNAGSGASASTAAANPNAAAQEGVKMAFLPKQLNNPYSDIEVSGGKEALGELKGEYKLVGPNDASASSQVSYINTLIQQQQDVIGIAANDPNAVCPSLNQARSAGIKVVAFDSDAAKDCRDVFINQATTQGIGEALAKQAKDLSGGSGEIAVLSATPNATNQNAWIEVLKKELAKPEYAGIKLDKVAYGNDDDQKSFQEAQGLLQSFPNLKVIVSPTTVGIAAAARYVSSSSYKGKVAVTGLGTPNQMRAFVKDGTVKQFALWNPADIGYLAAYAGVALKSGQITGKEGEKFKAGKLGDYTIGASGEIVLGPPTTFDANNIDKFNF
- a CDS encoding arabinose isomerase yields the protein MTLDRITPRRTRVGLVSGGLGAYWPQFPSLLPQLEASARRVSSRLSELDCEVVDAGFVSDAAEGAAAAEKLRVAGCDLIIGFLTTYLTSSMLAPVAQRSGAPVLLLNLQPTESMDHESFDTGAWLAYCGACPLPEMANAFRRLGVEFRSVSGYLEDPRAWTRIERWIKAAGVRAALRHGRHGLLGHLYPGMMDVATDPTLVSAQLGGHVEILEVDDLRVRVEKVSDDETASRVELAREVFTVDDSVVAEDFAWGARVSVALDRLVEDFSLDSLAYYHRGLDGETHERVGAGFILGASLLTARGIPAVGEYELRTSLAMLIMDRLGAGGSFTELQALNFHDGVVEMGHDGPAHLGISARKPLLRGLGVYHGKRGWGVSVEFDVKPGPVTLCGLGQRRDGTFSLIASEGTVVRGPLLRIGNTTSRVDFGCDPGEWTDAWSASGIAHHWALGTGHRAAELTAVADLLGLELTVVRP
- a CDS encoding sugar ABC transporter ATP-binding protein, whose amino-acid sequence is MTRQDPGPAPLLEVRGVTKSFGAVAAVAGVSFGLYAGEAHALVGENGAGKSTIVKMLAGVHKPDDGTLLLDGRPVEFGSPAAAKAAGIAVIYQEPTLFPDLSVAENIVMGRHPRAGLGRIDRAAIRAEAERLFARLGVRIDPARPARGLSIADQQIVEIAKALSADARVLVMDEPTAALTQIEVERLFAVARTLRQEGAAIMFISHRFEEITALCQRVTIMRDGRHVSTDLLEDVTVDEMVKRMVGRDLDALFPKQDVEPGAVVLEVEGLARAGVFRDISFSVRAGEIVAFAGLVGSGRSEVVQAVFGVDERDAGVVKVSGKKLKPHSSRAAMGAGMALVPEDRRQQGLIMDLSIERNVTLPRSRALAKLGFLTGASERQEARRWTERLRTKYRRLGDPVGTLSGGNQQKVVLAKWLAMAPKVLIVDEPTRGIDVGTKAEVHRLMSALAAEGVAIVMVSSELPEVLGMADRVLVMREGRIVAELPRADATEDAVMFAAMGQGAAA
- a CDS encoding L-rhamnose mutarotase yields the protein MPRYCFCLQVKPDRKAEYAERHRAVWPEMRQALHDTGWRNYSLFLRDDGLLIGYVEADDLEAARAAMAETDVNTRWQAEMAEFFTGLDGAAPDEGFQLLDEVFHLDVREGQ
- a CDS encoding ABC transporter permease encodes the protein MTATKEAPVTREPAVHSGRSWAANVFKARESGIVLALIVLVAFTATQNSRFLSGQSIRDILLGTAILAVLAVGQAVVMITRNIDLSVGSVLGLSAFAVGTLMKDNPGLPVLVAVLAGLAVGAVCGLLNGALVRFGQVPALVVTLGTLYAFRGVSYFWAGGQQINADKLPASFLDFGTASVLGVPWLVLIALLVLVAAGIVLRSYPAGRELYAMGSSPQAAELAGIRVGRNTIAAFLVSGALAGLAGVLFAARFGTVDAAAGTGYELNVVAAAVVGGVAVFGGSGSVWGAGLGALLLTVIGSALAVLDINQFWQQAIVGALILLAIGADRLVAVRVAKALKKRDSHV
- a CDS encoding ABC transporter permease, with translation MSDQGNRLGRLFSWDAAVVLVTVIVLVVASGAVENFGTSRNFTFLLLDLLPIALVALPMTFIIVTGEIDLSVASTLGLTSAVLGSLWDAGLSIETIIPLCIVLGAVLGALNGFFVTVLKLPSLAVTIGTLALYRGLAFVVLGDGAVADFPRAYTSWVTGTIGDGPVPNVLIPLVVAAVIFGVVLHATPIGRGVFAAGAGEQAARFAGIRTGRLKFWLYVVSGAVAGLAGVLWTLRYSSARADNGFGLELAVVAAVLLGGVSIFGGKGTLPGVLAGVVLLASLQNALRLQDVSNEALNIVTGVLLIVSVLLPNIVSSARTAVRRRRQVTPER
- a CDS encoding bifunctional aldolase/short-chain dehydrogenase — protein: MTVPEELVARSNALGADPRNTNYAGGNTSAKGSVTDPVTGTPVDLLWVKGSGGDLGTLTEAGLAVLRLDRLRSLVDVYPGVEREDEMVAAFDYCLHGRGGAAPSIDTAMHGLVEAAHVDHLHPDSGIALATAADGPALTKECFGDRVAWVDWRRPGFQLGLDIAAVKAANPQAIGVILGGHGITAWGSTSEECERNSLEIIRTAEEFLASRGAPEPFGPVVPGFGALPEAERHARAAALAPVIRGLASTDQRVLGHYTDSDVVLEFLSREKLGALAALGTSCPDHFLRTKVRPLVVDLPATAPLEDVVARLKELHASYRDEYRAYYERHAVADSPAMRGADPAIVLVPGVGMFSFGRDKQTARVAGEFYVNAINVMRGAEAVSSYAPIPESEKFRIEYWALEEAKLQRMPKPKPLAGRIALVTGAGSGIGKAIAVRLAAEGACVAIADLNTSAAAEVAAEIGGIAVTADVTDAGAVQAAVDATVLAFGGLDLVVNNAGLSISKPLLETTERDWDLQHDVMAKGSFLVARAGAKAMIDQGIGGDIVYISSKNAVFAGPNNVAYGAAKADQAHQVRLLAAELGGHGIRVNGVNPDGVVQGSGIFAGGWGAQRAAVYGVPEEKLGEFYAQRTILKREVLPEHVAAAVFALTGGDLTHTTGLHVPVDAGVAAAFLR
- the rhaI gene encoding L-rhamnose isomerase; translation: MIAVDVKAALRAQRIETPSWAYANSGTRFKVFPQPGVPRTAEEKIADAATVHRFTGVAPSVALHIPWDRVDDFGALTAYARDLGIEIGAINTNVFQDEDYKLGSVTNPDAGIRRKATDHLLEAISIMDATGSRDLKLWFSDGINYPGQDDIRDRQDRLAAALRETYERLGENQRMLLEYKLFEPAFYATDVPDWGTSYAHCVELGEKATVCIDTGHHAPGTNIEFIVAFLLRAGKLGAFDFNSRFYADDDLMVGAADPFQLFRIMYEIVRGEALDPSYGIAFMLDQCHNIEAKIPAIIRSVMNVQEATAKALLVDRTALRAAQQAGNVLEANAVLMDAYNTDVRPLLGELRADAGLDPDPVAAYHRSGYQEKIVAERAGGTQAGWGA